The proteins below are encoded in one region of Ferruginibacter lapsinanis:
- a CDS encoding DUF3606 domain-containing protein: MSNELKIKLPSNFEKINVNHCGEFIWWTAHLGIGPEKLLSIIDKVGNSVPEIRKYLREKPHKA; the protein is encoded by the coding sequence ATGAGTAATGAATTAAAAATAAAATTGCCCTCTAATTTTGAAAAAATTAATGTAAATCATTGCGGAGAATTTATATGGTGGACTGCCCATTTAGGAATAGGACCGGAAAAATTATTATCCATCATTGATAAAGTTGGTAATTCTGTTCCGGAAATTCGTAAGTACCTGAGGGAGAAGCCTCATAAAGCTTAA